The nucleotide window AAGGGTCGCGTCAGGATCAACCACAAGCCGGTTGAGATAATCGAGCCGGAGATAGCGCGCTTCACCATCATGGAGCCGCTCGTCCTCGCCGGAGAGGAGATAGTTGGCAAGGTTGACATCGACGTCAAGGTCGAGGGCGGAGGCTTCATGGGACAGGCTGAGGCAGCGAGGGTTGCCATAGCTCGCGCTTTAGTCGAGTGGACCAACGACATGAACCTCAAGGACAAGTTCATGAAGTACGACAGGACCATGCTCGTCGGCGACAGCAGGAGAACCGAGATGCACAAGCCCAACCGCTCAACCAAGGGTCCGCGCGCCAAGAGGCAGAAGTCCTACCGCTGATGGCTTTCCTTTAATATTCATTCGAGAAGGTGATACGGGTGATAGTCCCCGTCAGGTGCTTCACGTGTGGAAAGGTCATAGGAGACAAATACTACGAGTTTAAGGCCCGCGTTGAGAAGGGCGAGGATCCCGAGAGGGTGCTCGACGACCTCGGGGTCGAAAGATACTGCTGCAGGAGGACCCTCCTCAGCCACGTCGAGCTCGTAGATAGCGCCATGAAGTACAGGGTGTATTAAAAACCGCACTTCTTGGGGGGCCGTGGGGTAGCTTGGTCTATCCTCCCGGCTTGGGGTGCCGGAGACCCGGGTTCAAATCCCGGCGGCCCCACCAAATGTTTGCAGTGGATGTTTGATGCGGAATGTGGAAGGCAGGGGTGGTAGTCATGTTTAAGTATACCCGCTTTGAGAAGGCCCGTATCATCGGAGCAAGGGCCCTCCAGATAGCGATGGGTGCGCCCATACTCATCGACGTCCCGGAAGGAATCACACCGCTCGACGCCGCGATGCTCGAGTTTGAGAAAGGAATAATCCCGCTCACCGTAATAAGGCCGAGCTGATGAGAGATGACCGTAATAGAGAACGTAATCGGCAGGGTTGCGGTGCTCAAGGGGGGCAGATACTCCGTT belongs to Thermococcus camini and includes:
- a CDS encoding 30S ribosomal protein S9; its protein translation is MKVIQTAGKRKTAIARATIREGKGRVRINHKPVEIIEPEIARFTIMEPLVLAGEEIVGKVDIDVKVEGGGFMGQAEAARVAIARALVEWTNDMNLKDKFMKYDRTMLVGDSRRTEMHKPNRSTKGPRAKRQKSYR
- a CDS encoding DNA-directed RNA polymerase subunit N, with the translated sequence MIVPVRCFTCGKVIGDKYYEFKARVEKGEDPERVLDDLGVERYCCRRTLLSHVELVDSAMKYRVY
- a CDS encoding DNA-directed RNA polymerase subunit K — its product is MFKYTRFEKARIIGARALQIAMGAPILIDVPEGITPLDAAMLEFEKGIIPLTVIRPS